In Flavobacterium lacustre, a genomic segment contains:
- the argC gene encoding N-acetyl-gamma-glutamyl-phosphate reductase, whose translation MINIGIIGGSGYTAGELIRILMHHPNAKIDFVYSTTNAGKPLSIAHHDLLGDIEMNFTDTVNPNVNVVFLCLGHGKSKAFLEQNQFANHTKIIDLGNDFRLTKDKVFDGKSFVYGLPELNKSAIKNAQFIANPGCFATAIQLALLPLAKNKMLTTDVHINATTGSTGAGVTPSETTHFSWRANNMSHYKAFEHQHLGEINQSVNQLQADYANELIFVPNRGDFARGIFATLYTTIDENLEDVVAKYEAFYKNQPFVTVTTTGINMKQVVQTNKCIISLMKKGNRLLITSVIDNLTKGASGQAIQNMNLLFGLDETTGLHLKPSGF comes from the coding sequence ATGATTAATATTGGAATAATTGGTGGTTCCGGCTATACAGCTGGTGAACTCATCAGAATATTAATGCATCATCCCAACGCCAAAATTGATTTTGTGTATAGTACCACAAATGCCGGGAAACCACTTTCAATTGCACACCATGATTTGTTGGGCGATATTGAAATGAATTTTACTGATACTGTAAATCCAAATGTAAATGTTGTTTTCTTATGTTTGGGTCACGGAAAATCGAAAGCATTTTTAGAACAAAATCAATTTGCAAATCATACTAAAATAATCGATTTAGGAAATGATTTCAGATTGACTAAAGATAAAGTTTTTGACGGGAAATCATTTGTTTACGGATTACCGGAACTGAATAAATCAGCCATTAAAAACGCTCAATTCATAGCAAATCCAGGTTGTTTTGCAACAGCAATTCAACTGGCACTATTGCCATTGGCTAAAAACAAAATGCTTACAACTGACGTTCATATCAACGCTACAACAGGAAGCACAGGCGCTGGAGTTACACCTTCGGAAACCACGCATTTTAGTTGGAGAGCTAATAATATGTCACATTACAAAGCTTTTGAACACCAACATTTGGGAGAAATTAACCAAAGTGTAAATCAATTGCAAGCAGATTACGCAAACGAATTGATTTTTGTACCCAACAGAGGTGATTTTGCAAGAGGGATTTTTGCCACTTTATACACAACAATCGATGAAAATCTGGAAGATGTTGTAGCAAAATACGAAGCTTTTTATAAAAACCAACCTTTTGTAACTGTTACTACTACCGGAATCAATATGAAACAAGTAGTACAAACTAATAAATGTATCATTAGTTTAATGAAAAAAGGAAACCGTCTTTTGATTACTTCAGTAATTGATAATTTAACAAAAGGTGCTTCGGGACAAGCCATTCAAAATATGAATCTGCTATTTGGATTGGATGAAACTACCGGATTGCATTTGAAGCCAAGCGGGTTTTAG
- a CDS encoding aspartate aminotransferase family protein produces the protein MNLFDVYPLYPITPVKALDYTITDENGIEYLDLYGGHGVISIGHTHPEYVAKLKNQLDNIGFYSNAIQNPLQVELAEKLGRLSGYEDFSLFLCSSGAEANENALKLASFHTGKSRVISFDNAFHGRTSAAVATTDNKKIVAPINAQQIVTFLPLNEIDLVEAELKKEDVCCVIIEGIQGVGGLDEGTTEFFQALEKICDQYNVVLILDEVQSGYGRSGKFFAHQYHGIKPDIICLAKGMGNGFPIGGIMISPKFTASYGLLGTTFGGSHLACAAGIAVLDVMENQKLMDNVHEVHAYFIEAIKQVPEVIKVKGKGLMLGVEFSFDVSALRKKMIVDKHIFTGNANNKNLLRILPPLTIKKEAIDTFIIALKESLVEIQS, from the coding sequence ATGAACTTATTTGACGTTTATCCTTTATACCCAATCACGCCTGTAAAGGCGCTTGATTATACCATTACAGATGAGAATGGTATAGAATATTTAGATCTATATGGTGGTCATGGTGTAATTTCTATTGGCCATACACACCCGGAATATGTTGCTAAACTTAAAAATCAATTGGATAATATTGGTTTTTATTCGAATGCCATCCAAAACCCTTTACAAGTAGAATTAGCTGAAAAGTTAGGAAGACTTTCAGGATATGAGGATTTCTCCTTGTTTTTATGTAGTTCTGGAGCTGAAGCCAATGAAAACGCATTAAAATTAGCCTCTTTTCATACCGGAAAATCACGTGTAATTTCTTTTGACAATGCCTTTCACGGAAGAACATCTGCTGCTGTAGCCACTACTGATAATAAAAAAATTGTTGCACCAATCAATGCACAACAAATTGTTACCTTTTTGCCTCTAAATGAGATTGATTTGGTTGAAGCCGAATTGAAAAAAGAAGATGTTTGTTGCGTTATTATTGAAGGAATTCAAGGAGTTGGTGGTTTAGACGAAGGAACAACTGAATTTTTTCAGGCTTTAGAAAAAATATGTGACCAATATAATGTTGTTTTGATTTTGGACGAAGTTCAGTCAGGATACGGAAGAAGCGGTAAATTTTTCGCTCATCAATACCACGGAATTAAACCGGATATTATTTGTCTGGCAAAAGGAATGGGCAACGGATTCCCTATTGGCGGAATTATGATTTCTCCAAAATTTACTGCAAGTTATGGATTACTGGGAACTACTTTTGGCGGAAGCCATTTAGCTTGTGCGGCAGGAATTGCAGTTTTGGACGTTATGGAAAACCAAAAATTAATGGATAATGTACATGAGGTTCACGCTTATTTTATTGAAGCCATCAAGCAAGTTCCTGAAGTTATTAAGGTAAAAGGAAAAGGATTAATGTTAGGAGTTGAATTTTCTTTTGACGTAAGTGCTTTGCGCAAAAAGATGATTGTTGATAAACATATTTTTACAGGAAATGCCAATAATAAAAACTTACTAAGAATTCTTCCTCCATTGACAATCAAGAAAGAAGCCATTGACACCTTTATTATTGCTTTAAAAGAATCACTTGTTGAAATACAATCTTAA